In Prochlorococcus marinus str. GP2, a single window of DNA contains:
- the stpA gene encoding glucosylglycerol 3-phosphatase → MEYMASKLMAQKQLISPKNILIIQDIDGVCIPLVKDPMTRELESKYIYAVKEFAEEFFVLTCGEHEGPRGVNRIIERSLRSTTEPKNKELYLRGLAACGVEYQDNNGEICFEGVSKKELNFLSKVPSLIRPKFNFIVENIFPELSQEDINFHAAKSICETRFSPTINFNSLFDLVNNDSDKRKLIQISFEKMMNEIILKAESEGLKNSFFLHISPNLGNKNGRETIKLSSKDDIGSTDIQLLIKGAVKDSGVLFLLNKYIAYKTGKAPFGNNFNFRNSPNSIKEKIDLCKRTIQIEDMPLIVGVGDTITSKKNSEKSYSRGGSDRSFLEFIQKLGDEFGINNKIIFVDSSSGEVERPSTKKTGLTGISDPYDNLKFDLIFQNGPKEYISWFIKLAKKRSNFKKLLTFEFSNDTL, encoded by the coding sequence ATGGAATATATGGCAAGTAAATTAATGGCACAAAAACAATTAATTTCTCCTAAAAATATCTTAATTATTCAAGACATTGACGGAGTTTGTATCCCTTTAGTTAAAGATCCAATGACAAGAGAATTAGAATCAAAATATATCTATGCAGTAAAAGAATTTGCAGAGGAATTCTTTGTATTAACTTGCGGGGAACATGAAGGTCCAAGAGGGGTTAACAGAATAATAGAAAGGAGTTTAAGAAGCACCACTGAGCCTAAAAACAAAGAACTATATTTAAGAGGTTTAGCAGCCTGTGGAGTAGAGTATCAAGACAATAATGGTGAAATATGTTTTGAAGGAGTCTCAAAAAAAGAACTAAATTTTTTATCTAAAGTACCTAGTCTAATTAGACCAAAGTTTAATTTTATAGTTGAGAATATTTTTCCTGAACTTAGCCAAGAAGATATCAATTTTCATGCAGCAAAATCGATATGCGAAACACGATTCTCGCCAACGATTAATTTCAATAGTCTATTTGACTTAGTTAACAATGATTCTGATAAAAGAAAGCTTATTCAAATTAGTTTTGAAAAAATGATGAATGAAATCATCTTAAAAGCTGAATCCGAAGGCCTTAAAAACTCATTTTTCCTGCATATTTCACCAAATTTAGGAAATAAAAATGGTAGAGAAACAATTAAACTTTCTTCTAAAGATGATATCGGATCTACGGACATACAATTACTTATTAAAGGAGCCGTTAAAGATTCTGGAGTTTTATTTCTTTTAAATAAATATATTGCGTATAAAACTGGTAAAGCTCCTTTTGGAAATAATTTTAATTTTAGGAACTCTCCAAATTCTATTAAGGAAAAAATTGATTTATGTAAAAGAACTATTCAAATAGAAGATATGCCTTTGATTGTAGGAGTTGGTGACACAATAACATCAAAAAAAAATAGTGAAAAGAGTTATTCAAGAGGAGGTAGTGACAGATCTTTTTTAGAATTCATACAAAAATTAGGTGATGAATTTGGTATCAATAATAAAATAATTTTTGTAGATAGTAGTTCTGGTGAAGTTGAAAGACCCTCTACAAAAAAAACTGGTTTAACAGGGATCAGTGATCCTTATGACAACTTAAA